aataaatttgcaattaaagaggataataatatagaaaagagTACTTATCAAATAGGAGAATAACAATACAATTAAAACAGGTGTTAAAAAAGCAAGATACAAATCTCTGTTTTGATAAGGGAGATTCTAATGCCCATTGCcacgttttctttttccctgccttatatcaatatcaaatcaaagcaaacatttaagaagaaaaaacttATGCATAAAACCCAAATAATTTCTCATCATACGTTACTTTAAGGAGctaaatggagtaataacTACAGTTTGTGTTAAAAAATGCACAGATACCCGCAcgtatgtgtatgtgtttgtTTACAAACATCTGAAACTGGTGCTGAGCAAATAAGACAAGGAGGGTTGCTCAgaaagtattaattaattctggTGTGGTGGTTTTGAACTACTTACACAACTCATCCATTATCCCACAAAATTGGACTGCTTTATTTTCTCCATCCAATTTCCACGCATTTATATGCTTGACAcctcttaattttttcaattggtTTCACTTTTCTTGATCTTATATAACTGAATATTCTACCGACAGCTAAGGACCTACACTAATCtctcataataatattttattactgtTACACAAGTAAGTgtactttatatatatgtatgtagtagtagtagtatatattttggaAAACCGTCTTTAACTCAATTTCCCACCATCTTCTGTGTAGATTTGAGCGAGTGTTTGCTCTTCAGATTTTCCCTATTTCAAAAGTGCCCCTTTTCCTTGTAGCATTCTTGAATTGGTTTTTGCAGAAACCAGATTTTAGGTGTTGATTCAGATCAGATGTTAGCTGAGAATTGACTTTCAGGTGGATTTAAGGAGGCCCGTGATGGATAACGAAGGATGTAGTGGTAAACACACACTAAAGGTGAAATCTTGAACCCAAATATTTGGAGAAAAGGCATCAACTTTGATAATTTGTTACTAGGACTATTTATTTTCCCTGTGAATTTGTTGCAGAAAGAATCTTGGCGGACAGTATTCGCATTGGCTTATCAGAGCCTGGGAGTTGTGTATGGGGATTTAAGCACATCTCCGTTGTATGTTTACAAGAGCACTTTTGCAGAGGACATTCAACACTCAGAAACCAATGAAGAGATATTTGGGGTTCTATCTTTTGCGTTCTGGACACTAACCCTGGTACCACTTGTTAAATATGTGTTCATAGTGCTTAGAGCTGATGACAATGGTGAGGGTGGGACTTTTGCTCTCTACTCATTGCTATGCCGTCACGCCCGAGTGAGCACTCTGCCCAATGGGCAGCTTGCTGATGAGGATTTGTATGAATACCGGAAGGAAAATAATGAATCTTGTAACAGTGGTGTTGGTTTGAGATTGAGGTCTGCATTGGAGAAGCATAGGGTGTTGCAGATGATTTTGCTCACTTTGGCTTTACTTGGGGCTTGTATGGTGATTGGGGATGGAGTTCTTACTCCTGCGATTTCGGGTATGAGAAGGCATCTATTCCTTTGATTTTGTTATGCTGCAAAGATTAGGGAATGAATTGATTGGATATGATATGAGAATTgcttttgatttgtttgagTATACAGTGTTTTCAGCAGTATCAGGATTGGAGCTTCTTGTTTCTAAGCATCATCACCAATGTGAGTCTTTGAACTTCCTCAAGTTTGTCTTGTTTCATGCTGGCATCGATTGTCTATAACCAATGTGTTGCTCAAATTTGATAGCTAGTTCTTCTGTTAGGTGGTAAACTGTAGtagaattttttatgatttcgTTTTTGCACACGACAGTGTAAATCAATTAGTTCCTTGCCATGTTTTAGCTCTGTCTTAAGAGTTTGTTTTCAGCTCTTCAGTTAGATGCCGAGGTTAAAAGCATGTTTGACTCTGTGAACAGTGTGAATTTGTAGAGATTGGTCAAACAAGGGTAAAAGGCATGTTATCCTTGAGGTTTTCATTGGAATCAAAGAAGTCATATTCCAAaattcttttgattttctAGAGATTATCGTTGgattggaattttttttgtagacGGAACCAGTACAAAAATAAGGATAATGCTGTGGGGCCTTTGTTATACCAGGACAATTTTTTTGGTCTTCATCAAAGTTAAATATATCACCATTATCTAAGTATTGACCATTCTTGGTACGCTAATGTAGAGATGCAACTCTGATTAAGACAACGTTGTTTGTTTGTGTTCGATGACCTTATGAAACGAGATTAACTTTTTAGTACGATCGCGACATCCCAAAAGTTCTAGTCTACTAGACGAGTACATCCGTGGAtttgaaaatgttaaaatacAGTATAAAGTATTAAGCCTTGTTGCAGCAAGCTAATATTTGTTGGCTCATTCATTCCGTGTTCCACGTGTAAAAACATAATGTGGAACTGAACGGTGGCCttgttgaaaaagaaaagaatgttAGTATTTGTTTTGCTTGGATCGTCGTCTATTCTCCCTTATGTGGTTCTCTTTTAGGTATATTGTATCATTCTAGTGCACTTGTTTACTCCAGTGCTCCAAGAACTGACAAACTGGAAAAGAATTTGGATGAAAAAGAGAAACTTATAGGGTAAAAGGCAGAATAAAATTGCTCTGGAACTTTGAACATTTATCTCATATGAGATGTATTATGCAAGTGATTTAAGATATTATGCAAAGGTGACATACTGTTAAATTTGTATGTTCCTGCAGATATAGAAGTTCCAGTTGTTTGCATGATTCTGGTGTTCCTATTTTCTTTGCAACATTTTGGGACCCACCGGATCGGATTTCTATTCGGACCAGTTGTTATAACTTGGCTGTTGTGCATCAGTTCCATTGGGATCTACAATATTTTCCACTGGAATCCCCATGTTTACCAGGCACTCTCTCCTTATTACATGTATAAGTTCTTGAAGAAGACACAGGGTCAAGGCTGGATGTCGTTGGGCGGGATCTTGCTATGTATAACAGGTATTAAGAGCTCACGATTTTGTAGTTTCATTTCCTCCTCGAAACCAATATCTAAATGCAGTTACACGTTCAGGTTCGGAAGCCATGTATGCTGATCTTGGTCACTTTTCCCAGTTGTCCATCAAGGTAAATTCGAACTGGCTGGTTTTCTTTGAGTCGATTGCAAAATATGTGTCATGTTAGCAAAGATGAAAAATATCGCTATTCCTGCCTCGTTGCAGATGGCGTTTAGCTTTGTGGTCTACCCATCTTTGGTCTTGGCTTATATGGGACAAGCGGCTTATCTTTCAACGCATCACATAATCGAGAACGACTACCCCATTGGGTTCTATGTTTCAGTCCCTGGTATACGATATTCCTCATCGTTCCATCTCAACTTGAGCTATGTAAGCGTGGTGTTGGGGCTCTTATATATAGCTATTTATGGTGCAGAAAAGCTGCGTTGGCCGGTGCTTGCGATTGCTATACTCGCAGCTGTGGTTGGAAGCCAAGGCATGATAACCGGGACCTTTTCCATCATCAAGCAATGCAGCGCTTTCGGTTGCTTCCCGAAGGTCAAGATAATCCACACATCCTCTAAGATATTCGGCCGGATTTACATCCCAGAAATCAACTGGACTCTGATGCTGCTATGCTTGGCTGTTACAATCGGCTTTAGGAACACAAAGCACATCAGCAATGCATCGGGTAATGTTCACAACCGATAAATACTCGATCACCAGTCGAATATGTTAGCGTGTAACGTTCTGTTTCGTATAACAGGTCTGGCAGTGATAACCGTTATGTTGGTGACAACATGCCTTATGTCTCTTGTGATCATAATCTGCTGGAACAGAAGCGCCCTTCTCGCCATCGCTTTCACGCTCTTCTTCGGCTCCATTGAAGCGCTCTACTTCTCGGCTGCGCTGATCAAGTTCCTCGAAGGCGCTTGGGTCCCCATCGCCTTGTCTTTCGTCTTCCTCATTGCCATGTCCATCTGGCATTACGGCACACGGAAAAAGTACGAGTTCGACGTACAGAACAAAGTCTCCCTCAACTGGCTCCTCAGCGCCGGCCCCGAACTCGGCGTTGTCCGAGTCCGGGGCATCGGCCTCATCCACACGGAACTCGTGTCCGGGATTCCGGCCATCTTATCCCATTTCGTCGCCAACCTCCCGGCTTTCCACCAGGTTTTGGTCTTCTTGTGCATCAAGTACGTCCCGGTGCCCCACGTTCGACCCGAGGAGAGGTTCCTCGTTGGGAGAGTCGGCCCAAGGGAGTACAGAGTGTACCGGTGCATAGCCCGCTACGGATACCACGACGCCCTCTTGGATGACGCTGCGTTCGAAGAGGATCTGGTTTGCACGATAGCCGATTTCATCCGGTCGGAATGGAGCCATCATAATAAGCATTCCGAGGACGGGTTCGAGAGCAACGAGAAGATGACGGTCGTGGGGAGACCCTCGTCGTTTAGCGTTGGGGACGACAGTGAGGATGCGGAGGTTCCGATGAAGAGGGTGGGGTTTGTGGTGCCGGAGATAGACAAAAGGGGGGAGGCAGAGGTGGAGGAGCTGATGGAGGCGAGGGAGGCGGGGATGGCGTTTATACTCGGGCACTGCCACGTGAAGGCGAAGGCGGGTTCGGGTTTAATGAAGAGGATAGCCATTGATGTGGGGTATGATTTCTTGAGAAGGAACTCGAGGGAGCCTACATATATGAAGAGCTTTCCTTGTGCATCAACGTTGGAGGTGGGAATGATTTACCATGTATGATACTTGGTGCTAAGCACTCGTGTAAATAGTGAATCATCACAACCCAAAGTAACTCTTGTTTCTCTTGGATtcaaatctaaaataataacaCGTTTTTAAAGCTTTAGAGGgttaaaaattatgtatataaacattaaactttaggagtagtatttttcaattttgtgcgGTCACAAAACAATTTAGCGTATACTACATCATAATTACTGTAAACACGTATGGTTCCTAGGGCTTATAGCAccttaattcaaaattaacacCAAATCTTCActcttagattttaaaatgagtggatgagattaaatcttacgaatctcaataaatagtagacaaaatatcaacaaaaggataatatcgtcattatgttatcgtatgataatttttgtgaatgtttttttatagatTAAAGTCTCTTTTTGGTCCATAACATATGacgattttttgattttggtccataacattatcttttgaattatttggtccatcacaaataaaaatgggtCACATTTAGTCCGAATGTGACGGAACTGTTAAAATTTAACAGTCAACGATTTTTAAATCGATTTTGACCGgattaagttaataattatatttaattaatgtctaaTATATATTATCTAATAAAATTGGGGATCTGCGTCACCTTTGCCGGCAGCATCTCCGTGTGCCGGTGCTTGGCAGACACCAAGGGCCTAACCTTCCTTGGCTTCGACGACGGATACGACGATGGTTTCAAGCTCAGCTACGacaccaaaaaaattcatgacTAGTATACGAAGCAACGGCTCCAAGGCCTTGAGAGAAGCCATCGNNNNNNNNNNNNNNNNNNNNNNNNNNNNNNNNNNNNNNNNNNNNNNNNNNNNNNNNNNNNNNNNNNNNNNNNNNNNNNNNNNNNNNNNNNNNNNNNNNNNTTTTGGGGGGAAAGCTGACAGTTGAAGTTGTTAAATATGGGGAAGATATCTGTTAAAATGGAACTTCTTTTGAGAAGTTTTTTTGGAAGCTTCTGCTTACTACAATCGTATGTTAATTCAACTAGTTGTCTATCTAGGCTACATGTACTAGTAAAATTCTATTGGTGGAAACATAGGGAGGGAAATTGTTGCTATGATGGATGCAAGTTCCCCTATTCTGTAAGGAGCCGTTTATTATATAATCATTTGATGATGCAATTGCTGTATATCACATTCTACTATAGCTCTTTCTTAAATTAGAAATTGGTGACaatgaaaggaaaagaaaCATGATCTGAAAAGATGGATAGAAGGAATGAATTCAGGAAGAAAATGCTACAAGCCAGTTCTGTTCACGCACTGCCAACAGAAGAGCTACATCAGTGCCTTCAAATTTGGTGGGGAAACGACAATGCAAAGCCCGAGCTTCATGTTGCAGAGTTCGAATTTGAGCTTCTACGTTGAAGATTTGAGCTTCCCTGCATCCAGGTTTTATAGATTTGCCTTACATTTTATGGATGTTGAGCAGCATATGTATCGATTACCGTATTCACTGTATTCAGTATGCATTTAGGCTTTAGCTATGAACCTAACTGTGTTTACGCAATGAGACACGCTGTCATTGCTACAAGACCAGCAAAATTAGTCTCCAATCCCTGCTTTTATTGAGAGAAAGCTTCTAACATCAGCTGGTAAAGTGCTGATGAATATGGTAGAGCGACGAGAGTGAGTAAcaatttctaaatatgaaattcctttccagtatttatttattattcaatttttgaagTGCGAAGCACTGTATCAAGTTGTTTTGAACAGATTTCAGTCCTTTCCAGTATTTGCTGGGTccattttccatttccattaGATATAacgaaaaattcaaaattaaacaatctAATTTTGTTTACTAACAATAAGTCGGTTTAAGCTTCCGCCTAacagaaatattattttgtgctTATCTAGACCAAATGAAAAGACCCACatataaacattttttctGTCCATTTAAGTATTCCAAGTTTCCAACTCCTCGGACATGCTCggcttatttcattatttaaattatgcacGACAAAATgctgaaattataaattgatattgaaaatGGGGATAATGTTTCCAGCAAACTTTCCGAAAAAAAGCATGATTTCTTGCATTGGTTTATGCTTCTGAGGTAATAATCATCCTAATCGCATTCCAAGATGAATACTCCACTATACTAATTCCATTGAGCCCAGTGATTAAATAACTTAGTTTACACATTTTGTACATCAACATTTTAAAACACCTAGCAAtctgtaatttttattaataattaattaattaatccatctTTTCATGCATATTCTTGCTATGGATACGCCTTTTATTCTCCCTACATAAACATGCCTGCTTACCAGAATTTAAACATCGAATACTTGCTtaattccctctctcttattgattattttgcCTTTTTGGTGTGTTTCATCTCCACAAATGACTTCTAAAGGGTTCATTTTCATGCTAGCTTTTGTGCTTTTGGTTACAAGAATGGTTAGTATAAAAGTTCACTAATTAGattatgtgttaatattttgtaattatacaTATGTGAATGATTGTTCTTCGTTATCGCAGGTCTCGTCCGCAGGAGACgtcaaaaatattgaaacCGAGGTCACTTTTCTCTCCTTTCCCATTCTTCATCCCTAACGTATATCAATATCACACTATAAAGTTTACTCTCCATGCACAAAATGCATGTTTTTGCAATCTACATTGCAAAGTAGTGTTTCATCTCATATTTTTGTGCATCACGTGATAACAGAACAACGATCATGGCCACCACCATCACCACCACGAGCATGCCAAAGCACCAGCGCCTGCCCCCGTCTACACTCCACTACATGCACCAGCTAAGGCCCCCATCCACCACCGACACCATGAGCATGCCATAGCACCGGCTCACGCCCCttcccaccaccaccacagGCATGCCATAACACCTGCTCATGCCCCCCTCCCCCACCACGAGCATGTCCCTGTCCACGCACCAGCTAAATCCCCTGCTCACTCACACAAGGCACCTGCCTCTGCACCAATTCCTCCACCCCATGGTACAGATCTCAcaaattttgttcttttttcaGCCCTTGAcaaaattttcttgttttctcaCAACCATCTCACATGCAGGTTGTGTGGCACAATGTGCATCATACTGCAAGCCGATTAGCCCGAAAAGGCCCTGCATGAGGAAATGTACCATGTGCTGTGCCAAGTGCAAATGTGTGCCTGGTTCCACAAAGTGCCACAACTGGAACAGTGTCGAAATCCATGGCCATCTCGTCAAGTGCCCTTGAAACCCGACACTCTTTTATTGATCTTTTCCTACTTCGTTGTCATCTTCCTTGTCTTATCTCTTATTTGCCCGTGTCAGTTCATCAGTGTACCAACCACAAAAATTAaccttgtttttttttgttatgagCTAAGTTTTCTATATTGTTATATGGCATCATCCTCTCTCATACATAAAAGACACAGACATCAAATCTATACTTCTTGTACTATCATAGATATATGACAAGAAACCTTACAACTTGATGTTTGAATAAGAATAGTATAAAATGCTTTTCagttattattaaaataatagtatctGATATTATCAGAGCTTACAAACGGTGTGAACttgtaatataataataaaaataagagatatGAAACACAATTTGCAATAAAGAAACCAGCCACTAGCATGAAGGCTTTTGCACAATACAATACATAAACTATGaatttactaattaaactGTAGTTTTTCCAAGAAACAACTCATGTGCAGCATTTCATATATtactctaattaaatttagtgaCACAAAATGTTTAAGTGTTGAAACACAAGTTTGACTAGTGTCTGAGTAACATGTGATCTCACATGGACTCAGTCTCCTGAGACATATCTCAGTTGTCACACTTTATATCTTATGAGTATTTTAAACCTCAGTGAAGACTCTAGAACGTCGGTGCTTCCCTCTTTTAC
The genomic region above belongs to Salvia hispanica cultivar TCC Black 2014 chromosome 3, UniMelb_Shisp_WGS_1.0, whole genome shotgun sequence and contains:
- the LOC125216821 gene encoding potassium transporter 8-like isoform X1, encoding MDNEGCSGKHTLKKESWRTVFALAYQSLGVVYGDLSTSPLYVYKSTFAEDIQHSETNEEIFGVLSFAFWTLTLVPLVKYVFIVLRADDNGEGGTFALYSLLCRHARVSTLPNGQLADEDLYEYRKENNESCNSGVGLRLRSALEKHRVLQMILLTLALLGACMVIGDGVLTPAISVFSAVSGLELLVSKHHHQYIEVPVVCMILVFLFSLQHFGTHRIGFLFGPVVITWLLCISSIGIYNIFHWNPHVYQALSPYYMYKFLKKTQGQGWMSLGGILLCITGSEAMYADLGHFSQLSIKMAFSFVVYPSLVLAYMGQAAYLSTHHIIENDYPIGFYVSVPEKLRWPVLAIAILAAVVGSQGMITGTFSIIKQCSAFGCFPKVKIIHTSSKIFGRIYIPEINWTLMLLCLAVTIGFRNTKHISNASGLAVITVMLVTTCLMSLVIIICWNRSALLAIAFTLFFGSIEALYFSAALIKFLEGAWVPIALSFVFLIAMSIWHYGTRKKYEFDVQNKVSLNWLLSAGPELGVVRVRGIGLIHTELVSGIPAILSHFVANLPAFHQVLVFLCIKYVPVPHVRPEERFLVGRVGPREYRVYRCIARYGYHDALLDDAAFEEDLVCTIADFIRSEWSHHNKHSEDGFESNEKMTVVGRPSSFSVGDDSEDAEVPMKRVGFVVPEIDKRGEAEVEELMEAREAGMAFILGHCHVKAKAGSGLMKRIAIDVGYDFLRRNSREPTYMKSFPCASTLEVGMIYHV
- the LOC125216821 gene encoding potassium transporter 8-like isoform X2; protein product: MILLTLALLGACMVIGDGVLTPAISVFSAVSGLELLVSKHHHQYIEVPVVCMILVFLFSLQHFGTHRIGFLFGPVVITWLLCISSIGIYNIFHWNPHVYQALSPYYMYKFLKKTQGQGWMSLGGILLCITGSEAMYADLGHFSQLSIKMAFSFVVYPSLVLAYMGQAAYLSTHHIIENDYPIGFYVSVPEKLRWPVLAIAILAAVVGSQGMITGTFSIIKQCSAFGCFPKVKIIHTSSKIFGRIYIPEINWTLMLLCLAVTIGFRNTKHISNASGLAVITVMLVTTCLMSLVIIICWNRSALLAIAFTLFFGSIEALYFSAALIKFLEGAWVPIALSFVFLIAMSIWHYGTRKKYEFDVQNKVSLNWLLSAGPELGVVRVRGIGLIHTELVSGIPAILSHFVANLPAFHQVLVFLCIKYVPVPHVRPEERFLVGRVGPREYRVYRCIARYGYHDALLDDAAFEEDLVCTIADFIRSEWSHHNKHSEDGFESNEKMTVVGRPSSFSVGDDSEDAEVPMKRVGFVVPEIDKRGEAEVEELMEAREAGMAFILGHCHVKAKAGSGLMKRIAIDVGYDFLRRNSREPTYMKSFPCASTLEVGMIYHV
- the LOC125212501 gene encoding uncharacterized histidine-rich protein DDB_G0274557-like, whose translation is MTSKGFIFMLAFVLLVTRMVSSAGDVKNIETENNDHGHHHHHHEHAKAPAPAPVYTPLHAPAKAPIHHRHHEHAIAPAHAPSHHHHRHAITPAHAPLPHHEHVPVHAPAKSPAHSHKAPASAPIPPPHGCVAQCASYCKPISPKRPCMRKCTMCCAKCKCVPGSTKCHNWNSVEIHGHLVKCP